The Corynebacterium renale genome includes a region encoding these proteins:
- the panC gene encoding pantoate--beta-alanine ligase, which produces MRIVTTIPELRTALAAATGQVGFVPTMGALHDGHATLIDRARTECDTVVVSVFTNPLQFTDLGDCDDYRNYPRDLAADAALCEAHGVDVVFAPAVEEMYPGGLPELWVRTGRMGEILEGASRPGHFDGVATVVNKLFNLVKPDVAYFGQKDAQQVVILQRMVSDLNLDVELRTVPIARTPEGLARSSRNTLLSETGRTQALALSRTLMRLRDGHVDLAGARAELAAADGVTLDYLTVVSPDDLREVDAAQAGALALVAASVEGVRLIDNMLL; this is translated from the coding sequence ATGCGAATCGTCACCACCATCCCCGAACTGCGCACCGCCCTGGCCGCCGCGACCGGCCAGGTGGGGTTCGTCCCCACCATGGGTGCACTTCACGACGGCCACGCCACCCTCATCGACCGCGCCCGCACAGAATGCGACACCGTGGTTGTCAGCGTCTTTACCAATCCTTTGCAATTCACCGACCTGGGCGATTGCGACGACTACCGGAATTACCCGCGCGACCTCGCAGCGGACGCAGCGTTGTGCGAGGCCCACGGCGTGGATGTGGTTTTCGCCCCCGCGGTGGAAGAGATGTACCCCGGCGGGCTGCCCGAACTGTGGGTGCGTACCGGACGCATGGGCGAGATCCTGGAAGGGGCGTCCCGGCCCGGCCATTTCGACGGCGTGGCCACCGTGGTAAATAAACTGTTTAACCTGGTCAAACCCGACGTGGCTTACTTTGGGCAGAAGGATGCGCAGCAGGTGGTCATCCTGCAGCGCATGGTCTCCGACCTCAACCTAGACGTAGAACTGCGCACGGTCCCGATCGCCCGGACCCCGGAAGGACTTGCCCGCTCGAGCCGCAACACCCTCCTCAGCGAGACGGGCCGGACGCAGGCCCTGGCGTTGTCACGCACGCTGATGAGGCTTCGCGACGGCCACGTTGACCTCGCCGGCGCGCGGGCAGAACTCGCCGCAGCGGATGGTGTGACATTGGATTACCTGACCGTGGTGAGCCCGGATGATTTACGTGAAGTAGATGCCGCCCAGGCTGGCGCGCTGGCACTCGTGGCCGCGTCCGTCGAAGGTGTGCGGCTCATCGACAACATGCTGCTGTAA
- a CDS encoding HAD family hydrolase, with protein MSSNAETAPQPQRRRGEVVAFFDLDKTIIHASSAHAFGKDFISHGVVSAKEALILSIAQTGYMISGASAETMANTRDQLAGLIAGKSVADVQAIAQETIHNTVIPTIYAEARDLIAFHQDAGHDVVIISASATDLVKPIAHELGVRDVVATELEVRDGKYTGEVLFFNKGDKKAEAITALADERGYNLNASFAYSDAATDIPMLELVGNPVAVNPDRPLKKHALDNGWEIRTFKNPEPLFSAAAVKEVGIGTGVVAGIAAVTAGALWWAGRQKREGPA; from the coding sequence ATGAGTTCGAACGCTGAGACAGCGCCCCAGCCGCAGCGCCGGCGCGGGGAGGTCGTCGCGTTCTTTGACCTGGATAAAACCATCATTCATGCGTCCTCGGCGCACGCTTTTGGTAAGGACTTCATTTCCCACGGCGTGGTGTCGGCCAAAGAGGCGCTTATCTTATCGATTGCCCAGACCGGCTACATGATTTCCGGAGCCTCCGCGGAGACGATGGCGAACACCCGCGACCAGCTCGCCGGCCTCATCGCCGGTAAATCCGTCGCTGACGTCCAGGCGATCGCCCAGGAAACCATCCACAACACGGTCATTCCCACTATCTATGCGGAGGCCCGCGACCTCATCGCCTTCCACCAAGACGCCGGCCACGACGTGGTCATCATTTCCGCGTCAGCAACGGACCTGGTGAAGCCGATCGCCCACGAACTTGGGGTACGCGATGTCGTCGCCACTGAGCTCGAAGTCCGCGACGGCAAGTACACCGGTGAGGTCCTCTTCTTTAACAAGGGCGACAAGAAGGCCGAGGCCATCACCGCGCTTGCCGACGAACGCGGCTACAACCTAAACGCCAGTTTCGCCTATTCCGACGCCGCCACCGACATTCCCATGCTGGAACTCGTGGGCAACCCAGTTGCCGTGAATCCGGATCGCCCCTTGAAGAAGCATGCCCTGGACAATGGGTGGGAGATCCGTACGTTCAAGAACCCAGAACCACTGTTCAGCGCCGCTGCTGTGAAGGAGGTCGGGATCGGCACCGGCGTCGTGGCAGGGATCGCGGCCGTCACCGCTGGGGCTCTGTGGTGGGCGGGGCGCCAAAAGCGTGAAGGTCCCGCCTGA
- a CDS encoding phage holin family protein: MSTKDGFFTEGAKTFEPKVNSIPLSDVDASTGDESLGTLVSNATSQISSLVRSEVELAKTEISASAKKAAVGGGMFGVAGVVALYSSFFFFFFAAELLANWLERWAAFLIVFVVMLVLAALIALIGWRQVKKMKTPQRTIDSVTELKNLVPGKAEENLESRNRGLYS; the protein is encoded by the coding sequence GTGAGCACCAAGGACGGGTTTTTTACCGAAGGCGCTAAGACCTTTGAGCCCAAAGTAAATTCCATCCCCCTGTCGGATGTCGATGCCAGCACTGGGGACGAATCTTTAGGTACCCTGGTCAGCAACGCAACGTCCCAGATTTCCTCCCTGGTCCGTTCCGAGGTTGAGCTGGCCAAGACCGAGATTAGCGCTTCCGCCAAGAAGGCTGCCGTCGGTGGTGGCATGTTTGGTGTGGCTGGCGTTGTTGCTCTGTACAGCTCGTTCTTCTTCTTTTTCTTCGCCGCAGAACTGCTGGCTAACTGGCTTGAGCGTTGGGCTGCGTTCCTTATCGTGTTCGTCGTCATGCTGGTCCTCGCCGCGTTGATTGCCCTGATTGGCTGGCGCCAGGTCAAGAAGATGAAGACCCCGCAGCGCACCATCGACTCGGTTACCGAACTGAAGAATTTGGTCCCAGGTAAGGCTGAAGAAAACCTGGAGTCCCGTAACCGCGGCCTCTACAGCTAG
- a CDS encoding alpha/beta fold hydrolase, with translation MAHRIPGYGHLSPSTVLFDGSFSHSMLHVRGIRLHAAQAGKPTDPLILLLHSGFGGWWDYQKVIAPLAGAGFHVAAIDLRGYGASDKPPHVAGGFTYDVRTVAGDITGIIRSLGHSSATLVGADVGGAVAWCVAGAYPEVVDKLVSVSAAHPQDLRRIVFRRPWLSPGTVVRHWVSRVRWLAPRLVSERAYQTATRVATASSFHTTAACEETIATRIRAGGISGVRAHSPRIHRLLTGIVPLKWQRDVVSCPVLYIHPRTGLWRTVAKHASRRTSGPTTVTSIPGAQDLPMLEDPAGFVSTVLGWLD, from the coding sequence ATGGCTCATCGAATCCCCGGGTACGGGCACTTATCCCCGTCTACCGTGCTTTTCGATGGGTCATTTTCTCATTCCATGCTCCACGTGCGCGGCATTCGCCTCCACGCAGCCCAGGCCGGGAAACCCACCGACCCATTGATCCTGCTCCTCCACTCAGGGTTCGGTGGCTGGTGGGATTACCAGAAGGTGATTGCGCCACTGGCGGGGGCAGGTTTCCACGTCGCCGCGATTGACCTGCGCGGGTATGGTGCTTCGGATAAGCCACCGCACGTCGCGGGTGGTTTCACGTACGACGTCCGCACCGTCGCCGGCGACATCACCGGCATTATCCGCTCCCTCGGGCACAGCAGCGCAACCCTCGTCGGCGCTGATGTGGGCGGCGCGGTGGCGTGGTGTGTTGCCGGGGCGTATCCGGAGGTCGTCGATAAGCTGGTTTCTGTGTCGGCGGCGCACCCCCAGGACCTGCGCCGGATTGTGTTCCGCCGGCCGTGGTTGTCACCGGGGACTGTGGTGCGGCATTGGGTGTCGCGCGTCCGGTGGCTGGCGCCGCGGCTAGTTTCGGAGCGGGCTTATCAGACTGCGACGCGAGTCGCTACAGCTTCGTCTTTCCACACCACCGCGGCCTGCGAGGAGACTATTGCAACACGTATCCGCGCCGGCGGGATCAGTGGCGTGCGGGCGCATTCCCCGCGTATTCACCGCCTGCTCACCGGCATTGTTCCCCTGAAGTGGCAGCGTGACGTGGTCTCCTGCCCGGTCCTCTACATTCACCCGCGCACCGGCTTGTGGCGGACTGTGGCGAAGCACGCTTCTCGACGCACCTCCGGCCCCACCACCGTGACGTCTATCCCCGGCGCACAGGACCTGCCCATGTTGGAGGATCCTGCAGGGTTCGTATCGACTGTTCTTGGGTGGCTGGACTAG
- a CDS encoding MarP family serine protease, with the protein MTAALIVDIILVAVFLLAAISGYRSGAVSSILSTIGVVAGLLVAAGLLPVVLRWTDSVALRFVLALGLFILLVALGNVVGGVLGSTLRQGVRGRFLRVLDSSFGAVFQTAVAMLVAWFIATPLATGIGGNVAAGIHSSTVLGGINRAVPETWKDAPASVSALLSDTGLPPLVSPYDASKSPQVEAPNIKVADRLLVEELRPSVIHVVSEAPSCRRRLMGSGFVTADDYVITNAHVVAGASAVTLDTTIGMRQADVVYYNPHVDIAVLYAPDLGLPALKWAEERAVTGQDAVVMGFPASGPFEAAPARVRDVLTIAGPDIYANDRVEREAYTVRGSIREGNSGGPMVDANGDVLGVVFGAAVDATDTGYVLTAREVLSQIGDVNMLTQPVGTAECVAQ; encoded by the coding sequence GTGACCGCAGCCCTCATCGTCGACATCATCTTGGTCGCTGTCTTCCTGCTTGCAGCAATCAGCGGGTACCGCAGCGGTGCCGTGTCCTCGATCCTCTCGACGATCGGTGTCGTCGCAGGTCTGCTCGTCGCCGCGGGACTTCTGCCCGTGGTGCTGCGCTGGACCGATTCGGTGGCGCTGCGCTTCGTGCTGGCCCTTGGGCTGTTTATCCTGCTCGTGGCACTCGGCAACGTGGTCGGTGGCGTGCTGGGAAGTACCCTGCGCCAAGGCGTGCGCGGCCGATTCCTACGGGTCCTCGACTCCTCATTCGGCGCCGTCTTCCAGACCGCTGTTGCGATGCTGGTTGCCTGGTTCATTGCCACCCCACTTGCGACGGGCATCGGCGGCAACGTAGCGGCCGGAATTCATTCCTCCACAGTGCTCGGCGGCATCAACCGCGCGGTACCCGAAACGTGGAAGGACGCGCCGGCTTCCGTTTCCGCACTCCTTTCCGACACCGGCCTGCCACCGCTGGTCAGCCCCTACGACGCCAGCAAATCGCCCCAGGTCGAAGCCCCGAACATCAAAGTCGCCGACCGGCTCCTCGTCGAGGAACTGCGCCCATCCGTGATCCACGTGGTCAGCGAAGCTCCCTCGTGCCGTCGCCGGCTCATGGGCTCCGGGTTCGTCACCGCCGACGACTACGTGATCACCAACGCGCACGTCGTCGCCGGTGCCTCCGCCGTCACCCTAGACACCACGATCGGGATGCGCCAAGCGGACGTGGTCTACTACAACCCCCACGTCGACATCGCCGTGCTCTACGCCCCCGACCTCGGCTTACCCGCCCTGAAATGGGCCGAAGAACGCGCAGTGACCGGCCAAGATGCGGTAGTCATGGGCTTCCCCGCCTCCGGACCCTTCGAAGCCGCCCCGGCACGCGTCCGCGACGTCCTCACCATCGCCGGACCCGACATCTACGCCAACGACCGCGTCGAACGCGAGGCCTACACCGTCCGCGGATCCATCCGCGAGGGCAACTCCGGCGGGCCGATGGTCGACGCCAACGGCGACGTCCTCGGCGTCGTCTTCGGCGCGGCAGTCGACGCCACCGACACCGGATACGTGCTCACCGCACGCGAAGTACTCTCGCAGATTGGCGACGTAAACATGCTCACACAGCCCGTCGGCACCGCGGAATGCGTGGCGCAGTAG
- a CDS encoding NUDIX hydrolase: MPHRLVGDYPPDHPGENTTLQPHAAPPWMRELVRAAAAGNVGAHVRNVMGIRADEDAPRKAAVLVAIWGSGDTHTLPDDARVLMLHRAPTMRSHAGQLAFPGGGIDPEDTSVVDAALREAWEETGLDRHAVTPIAQLTPVPVRSTSFPVHPVVAHWHTPARTGEHSPEETDDVFTIPIRELINPDNRLTVRWGKWSGPAFWVNGYLLWGFTAVVVDAILRNAGWAPAWDGGPTVDLPDALARSRNNEKHEPELK; the protein is encoded by the coding sequence ATGCCACACCGACTTGTCGGCGACTACCCGCCCGACCACCCCGGGGAAAACACCACGCTACAACCCCACGCCGCGCCGCCGTGGATGCGTGAACTCGTCCGCGCAGCCGCCGCCGGGAACGTGGGCGCCCACGTGCGCAACGTCATGGGCATCCGCGCCGACGAGGACGCTCCCCGCAAGGCCGCGGTGCTCGTGGCCATCTGGGGGAGCGGGGACACGCACACGCTTCCCGACGACGCCCGCGTCCTTATGCTCCACCGCGCACCCACCATGCGTTCGCACGCCGGCCAGCTCGCCTTTCCGGGTGGCGGCATAGACCCGGAGGATACGTCAGTAGTCGATGCAGCCCTGCGCGAAGCTTGGGAAGAAACCGGCCTCGACCGGCACGCCGTGACCCCGATCGCCCAACTGACACCCGTGCCCGTACGCTCCACTTCCTTCCCCGTGCATCCGGTCGTGGCTCACTGGCATACGCCCGCGCGCACCGGGGAACACAGTCCGGAGGAAACCGATGACGTCTTCACCATCCCCATCCGCGAGCTCATCAACCCGGACAACCGGCTGACCGTGCGGTGGGGAAAATGGTCCGGCCCCGCATTCTGGGTCAACGGGTACTTGCTGTGGGGATTCACGGCCGTCGTCGTGGACGCCATCCTCCGCAACGCCGGATGGGCACCCGCCTGGGACGGCGGCCCCACGGTGGACCTGCCGGACGCGCTCGCGCGCTCCCGTAACAACGAAAAACACGAACCTGAACTAAAGTAA
- a CDS encoding TlpA family protein disulfide reductase produces MKNKVIAGYVVAVCLVAALLILLVPRMLETVNGPQETTAAQEASPEVVVEKRPDCSDVGIDLPCLGGEVTGTQDSKPVVVNVWAWWCAPCRDELPYLQEFADEHPEYHVVGVHADRAGVGGAALLNELGVDLPSFQDEDGAFAARYALPGVVPITVVLRDGNLVAMFPRAFESAADIAAAVAEVV; encoded by the coding sequence ATGAAAAATAAGGTCATCGCCGGATACGTCGTCGCGGTGTGCCTCGTCGCGGCACTTCTTATACTGCTCGTGCCCCGGATGCTCGAGACCGTGAACGGCCCGCAGGAGACCACCGCAGCGCAGGAGGCGTCGCCGGAGGTGGTCGTCGAGAAGCGACCAGACTGCTCCGACGTGGGCATTGACCTGCCGTGCCTCGGCGGGGAGGTGACGGGGACGCAGGACTCCAAGCCGGTCGTGGTGAACGTGTGGGCCTGGTGGTGCGCGCCCTGCCGGGACGAATTGCCCTACCTGCAGGAATTTGCTGACGAGCACCCGGAATACCACGTCGTGGGCGTGCACGCCGACCGTGCTGGGGTGGGCGGTGCCGCCCTGCTCAACGAACTCGGCGTGGACCTGCCCTCCTTCCAGGACGAAGATGGCGCGTTCGCCGCCCGCTACGCCCTGCCCGGGGTAGTGCCCATCACCGTGGTGCTTCGCGACGGCAACCTGGTCGCCATGTTCCCGCGTGCCTTCGAATCAGCCGCGGACATCGCAGCAGCCGTAGCCGAGGTGGTGTAG
- the nth gene encoding endonuclease III, which yields MASTLTRPTPHAPGKHPAARGESQLARVRRARRINRTLEWVHPDAHCELDFNNAFELLVATVLSAQTTDVRVNSITPALFAAYPTPEALGEANIEEVEEIIRPTGFYRAKAKNIVGLGHVLATEHGGEVPEDMESLVALPGVGRKTAHVVRGNAFGYPGLTIDTHVGRLARRLQLTENEDPVAVEKDLAELIEKREWTMFSHRMIFQGRRVCHSRKAACGACVIAADCPSFGLEGPADPVEAEKLVTGDRAEELVAAAREEDRHYEK from the coding sequence ATGGCTTCCACACTGACTCGTCCCACCCCGCACGCGCCGGGCAAGCACCCAGCAGCGCGCGGAGAATCGCAGCTAGCCCGGGTGCGGCGCGCGCGGCGAATCAACCGGACGCTGGAGTGGGTGCACCCCGATGCCCACTGCGAGCTGGACTTTAACAATGCGTTCGAACTGCTCGTGGCCACAGTACTTTCTGCACAGACGACGGACGTGCGCGTCAACAGCATCACCCCCGCACTCTTCGCCGCGTACCCCACACCGGAAGCACTAGGCGAGGCGAACATTGAGGAAGTCGAAGAAATCATTCGGCCCACCGGCTTCTACCGGGCGAAAGCCAAAAATATTGTGGGATTGGGCCACGTGCTCGCTACCGAACACGGCGGGGAAGTACCAGAAGACATGGAATCACTGGTAGCGCTCCCGGGCGTGGGGCGTAAAACGGCGCACGTGGTCCGCGGCAATGCGTTTGGCTACCCGGGGCTGACCATCGATACGCACGTCGGAAGGCTTGCGCGCCGGTTGCAGCTTACGGAGAATGAGGACCCCGTGGCCGTCGAGAAGGATTTGGCGGAACTCATCGAGAAGCGGGAGTGGACCATGTTCTCCCACCGCATGATTTTCCAAGGCCGGCGCGTCTGCCACTCGCGGAAGGCTGCCTGCGGGGCCTGCGTAATCGCCGCGGACTGCCCGTCCTTCGGGCTGGAAGGCCCCGCCGATCCGGTTGAGGCAGAAAAGCTGGTCACAGGGGACCGGGCAGAAGAACTCGTCGCGGCCGCACGGGAGGAGGACCGCCACTATGAAAAATAA
- the glxR gene encoding CRP-like cAMP-activated global transcriptional regulator GlxR: protein MEAVQEILSRAGIFQGVDPEAVRNLIEDMQTVRYPRGTTIFDEGEPGDRLFIITQGKVKLARHSNDGRENLLTVMGPSDMFGELSIFDPGPRTSSAVCVTEVHAATMDSQMLRDWVTAHPEIAQQLLRVLARRLRRTNASLADLIFTDVPGRVAKTLLQLANRFGSQEGAALRVNHDLTQEEIAQLVGASRETVNKALATFAQRGWIRLEGKSVLIIDTEHLARRAR, encoded by the coding sequence GTGGAAGCAGTTCAGGAGATCCTGTCCCGCGCCGGCATTTTTCAGGGTGTTGACCCCGAGGCAGTGCGCAACCTCATCGAAGACATGCAGACGGTCCGCTACCCGCGCGGTACCACGATTTTCGACGAAGGCGAGCCCGGCGACCGCTTGTTCATCATCACCCAAGGCAAGGTGAAGCTGGCACGCCACTCCAACGACGGCCGCGAGAACCTGCTCACCGTCATGGGCCCATCCGACATGTTCGGTGAATTGTCCATCTTCGATCCGGGCCCACGTACGTCCTCGGCGGTGTGCGTTACCGAAGTTCACGCCGCCACCATGGATTCGCAGATGCTGCGCGACTGGGTCACCGCGCACCCGGAAATCGCCCAGCAGCTGCTGCGCGTCCTGGCTCGTCGCCTGCGCCGCACGAACGCATCGTTGGCAGACCTCATCTTTACCGACGTTCCCGGCCGCGTCGCTAAGACTCTGCTGCAGCTGGCGAACCGTTTCGGCTCCCAGGAAGGTGCTGCGCTGCGCGTCAACCATGACCTGACGCAGGAAGAAATTGCGCAGTTGGTCGGCGCTTCACGTGAAACCGTGAACAAGGCCCTGGCAACCTTCGCCCAGCGTGGTTGGATTCGCTTGGAGGGCAAGTCCGTGCTCATCATAGACACCGAGCACCTGGCTCGCCGCGCACGTTAG
- a CDS encoding MBL fold metallo-hydrolase, with the protein MEHPAYSQLRPVTKSVGVVLCPNPSYAALEGTNSWVIRAEGDTRAIVVDPGPEDEGHLNVLHAKAGEGEVALTLLTHRHHDHADGAHRFRQLTNAPVRAFDPSSCHGGGEPLVDGEIITVEGVTPQIEVVASPGHTNDSACFFVWSGVPHESELEGIITGDTIAGRHTTMISETNGDLGKYLETLHMLEERGAGIPLLPGHGPDAPDLAPFARKYIDRREYRLQQIRDVWAEHGKDIDLQEMIDLMYDDVDPVLRGAAEQSTRVALRYLESKES; encoded by the coding sequence ATGGAGCATCCTGCTTATAGTCAGCTTCGTCCCGTAACTAAGTCTGTGGGTGTGGTGTTGTGCCCCAACCCAAGTTACGCGGCGTTGGAAGGTACAAATTCGTGGGTAATTCGCGCTGAGGGTGATACCCGCGCGATCGTCGTTGATCCAGGCCCCGAGGATGAGGGCCACCTCAACGTACTGCACGCGAAAGCCGGGGAGGGGGAAGTCGCGCTGACGCTGCTCACGCACCGGCACCACGATCACGCCGACGGTGCGCACCGTTTCCGCCAACTGACCAACGCTCCAGTCCGGGCCTTCGATCCGAGCTCGTGCCACGGTGGTGGCGAACCACTCGTTGACGGCGAAATCATCACGGTGGAGGGTGTAACCCCGCAGATTGAGGTCGTCGCATCCCCTGGCCACACCAATGACAGTGCATGCTTCTTCGTCTGGTCGGGCGTGCCGCACGAGTCTGAACTCGAGGGCATCATTACCGGCGATACCATCGCGGGCCGCCACACCACCATGATCTCCGAAACGAATGGTGACTTGGGCAAGTATCTAGAAACCCTGCACATGCTCGAAGAACGCGGTGCTGGTATCCCGCTTCTCCCAGGTCACGGCCCGGACGCTCCTGACCTGGCCCCATTTGCCCGCAAGTACATTGACCGCCGCGAGTACCGCCTCCAGCAGATTCGCGACGTCTGGGCAGAGCACGGCAAGGACATCGACCTGCAGGAAATGATTGACCTCATGTATGACGACGTCGATCCCGTCCTCCGCGGCGCTGCCGAGCAGTCCACGCGCGTGGCACTGCGGTACCTGGAATCCAAGGAATCCTAA
- a CDS encoding RidA family protein, giving the protein MSWTAKLSELGIELPAVAKPVAAYIPAAQFGNQVWTSGQLPLIDGSLPATGQVGAEISPEDAYSYARTAALNALAAIDGVVGLDAITRVAKLTVFVSSAPDFHGQPAVANGASELMGEIFGDAGVHVRSAVGVAELPLDAPVEVEVIVEVAN; this is encoded by the coding sequence ATGTCCTGGACCGCGAAACTCTCCGAGCTGGGCATCGAACTCCCAGCCGTAGCCAAGCCTGTCGCCGCCTACATCCCTGCTGCACAATTCGGCAACCAGGTGTGGACGTCGGGTCAGCTCCCGCTTATCGACGGCTCCCTGCCGGCCACCGGCCAGGTAGGTGCAGAAATTAGCCCCGAGGATGCATACAGCTACGCACGTACCGCGGCGCTGAATGCGTTGGCGGCCATCGATGGGGTCGTCGGCCTTGACGCGATCACACGCGTGGCCAAGCTGACCGTTTTTGTTTCTTCCGCGCCGGACTTCCACGGTCAGCCGGCTGTTGCTAATGGTGCTTCGGAACTGATGGGCGAAATCTTCGGGGATGCGGGCGTGCACGTCCGTTCGGCCGTCGGCGTGGCTGAACTCCCCCTCGACGCACCCGTCGAGGTAGAAGTAATCGTCGAGGTCGCTAACTAA
- a CDS encoding DUF4177 domain-containing protein has product MTKWEYVTVPLLSHATKQILDSWGEDGWELVAVTPGPNPDNTVAYMKREVQ; this is encoded by the coding sequence ATGACTAAATGGGAATACGTAACTGTGCCACTGCTCAGCCACGCAACGAAGCAAATCCTGGACTCCTGGGGTGAGGACGGCTGGGAGCTCGTCGCCGTAACCCCCGGCCCGAACCCGGATAACACTGTCGCCTACATGAAGCGCGAGGTGCAGTAA
- a CDS encoding WhiB family transcriptional regulator — translation MTTAARTYEYLGLHQQSGEEYTEWLLHAQCRNFDPDILFVEGRHQREAARYCDGCPVKARCLAEALNTETEYGVWGGKTARQRRSLRRQHPKVVDWRDFISEHVDAGGDLASL, via the coding sequence ATGACTACTGCAGCCCGCACCTATGAGTACCTGGGCCTACATCAGCAATCGGGCGAGGAATACACGGAGTGGTTACTCCACGCCCAGTGCCGCAACTTCGACCCAGACATCCTTTTCGTGGAAGGACGCCACCAGCGCGAAGCGGCGCGCTACTGCGACGGCTGCCCAGTGAAGGCACGCTGCCTCGCCGAGGCGCTCAACACGGAAACCGAATACGGGGTATGGGGTGGCAAGACGGCCCGCCAGCGTCGCAGCCTGCGTCGCCAGCATCCGAAGGTTGTGGACTGGCGCGACTTCATCTCCGAGCACGTGGACGCTGGGGGAGACCTCGCCTCCCTGTAA